From Luteococcus japonicus, one genomic window encodes:
- a CDS encoding GNAT family N-acetyltransferase, with product MASPEIQLRNGRAGDVTRMVQLLTDDRVRHLGGPRPKSIAWAVAVVSVVGARCGRRRWAQIVSDARSGRMLGTVVADRRNPDRPGHVRPEGRELELSYVLLPDAWGRGIAEAACRELLARVTSEVRGDEPVLVVTQTSNQKALALAARLGFVACGEFVEFGSAQQLLTASLTTFDA from the coding sequence ATGGCCTCACCTGAGATCCAGCTGCGCAACGGTCGCGCGGGCGACGTCACTCGCATGGTCCAGTTGCTGACCGATGATCGCGTTCGCCATCTGGGCGGCCCCCGGCCGAAGTCCATCGCCTGGGCGGTCGCTGTTGTCAGTGTGGTTGGAGCGCGGTGTGGGCGTCGCAGATGGGCCCAGATCGTCTCGGACGCACGCAGTGGACGGATGCTGGGCACGGTGGTGGCGGATCGGCGCAACCCGGATCGACCCGGACACGTCCGCCCGGAGGGGCGAGAGTTGGAGCTGTCCTACGTCCTACTGCCCGACGCCTGGGGACGAGGCATCGCGGAGGCCGCGTGCCGGGAACTGCTGGCGCGAGTGACGTCGGAGGTCCGAGGCGACGAACCCGTCCTGGTTGTCACCCAAACGTCGAATCAGAAGGCCCTGGCCCTGGCGGCACGGCTTGGATTCGTGGCCTGCGGGGAGTTCGTGGAATTCGGCTCCGCCCAGCAATTGCTGACGGCATCTCTCACCACCTTTGACGCGTGA
- a CDS encoding CGNR zinc finger domain-containing protein produces the protein MARFSHIAGDVALDLINTVEWRLSDEDREEDLNDFGDVMAWCLESALIHNEEAKALQVPPGEAATEHAKVLALREALYGALFTDDADAGQVITDELHQALTAATYTPAADGWRWHDRTLTPATPRHRIARSIMALLARSDLDRLHQCEDAHCGWVFLDTSRAHNRRWCVTKDCGDRNRSRAYYARQKTGK, from the coding sequence ATGGCACGTTTCAGTCACATCGCCGGCGACGTCGCCCTGGACCTGATCAACACGGTCGAGTGGCGACTGTCCGACGAGGACCGAGAAGAGGATCTCAACGACTTCGGCGACGTCATGGCCTGGTGCCTGGAATCCGCGCTGATCCATAACGAGGAAGCCAAAGCCCTTCAGGTGCCGCCCGGTGAGGCTGCCACGGAACATGCCAAGGTCCTCGCATTGCGCGAGGCGCTGTACGGCGCACTGTTCACCGACGACGCCGACGCAGGCCAAGTCATCACCGACGAGCTCCACCAAGCACTCACCGCAGCCACCTACACCCCCGCTGCCGATGGATGGCGCTGGCACGACCGCACGCTCACCCCTGCCACCCCACGCCACCGGATCGCCCGAAGCATCATGGCCCTGCTCGCACGCTCCGACCTGGACCGGCTCCACCAGTGCGAGGACGCCCACTGCGGCTGGGTCTTCCTCGACACATCCAGAGCCCACAACCGACGCTGGTGCGTCACCAAGGACTGCGGCGACCGCAACCGATCCCGCGCCTACTACGCCCGACAGAAGACTGGGAAGTAA
- a CDS encoding VOC family protein → MMAVLTQLVFECDDPVPVAAFWQDVLDLAPAEGTDDWLTLQWEPVGRFSFHRVEGYVPPPWPGESGQQQVHFDLLVDDLQAASATVERAGGTPLTGVMDPGPKAWRIFVDPAGHPFCLVSVPE, encoded by the coding sequence ATGATGGCCGTCCTGACGCAGTTGGTGTTCGAGTGCGACGATCCCGTCCCAGTGGCCGCGTTCTGGCAGGACGTCTTGGACCTCGCGCCAGCCGAGGGCACGGACGACTGGCTAACCCTGCAGTGGGAACCGGTCGGTCGGTTCTCGTTCCATCGCGTCGAGGGCTATGTGCCGCCTCCGTGGCCTGGCGAGTCTGGTCAGCAGCAGGTGCACTTCGATCTCCTGGTCGACGACCTGCAGGCTGCGTCTGCCACGGTTGAGCGTGCCGGTGGGACGCCGCTGACTGGGGTGATGGATCCGGGGCCGAAGGCGTGGCGCATCTTCGTCGACCCCGCTGGCCACCCGTTCTGTCTCGTCTCGGTGCCGGAGTGA